In one window of Lewinella sp. 4G2 DNA:
- a CDS encoding threonine/serine dehydratase: protein MIELRPLTQPPNQADLLLTHEAIQPFIHRTPIMRCESLDEMAGCHLHFKCENFQKIGAFKMRGAASAALRFGPEEIKAGLATHSSGNHAQAVARAARTLGVPAYIVMPHDAPKVKIAAVQGYGAQISFCNNTPEERQAALNDVVAATGAAFIHPFNDFGVVAGQATAGIELIRDTKTTLDYILAPVGGGGLLAGTALAARYFSLQATVWGAEPENVDDAHRSLQTGRIEANVDNRTVADGLRTNLGERTFQIIQKRVPKILLVSEQEIIEATRLIWERMKIIIEPSCAVPFAAVLRYREAFANKHVGIILTGGNVDVTALPF, encoded by the coding sequence ATGATTGAACTCCGCCCCCTAACCCAACCACCCAACCAGGCAGACCTACTACTCACCCACGAAGCCATCCAACCGTTCATTCACCGCACCCCGATTATGCGTTGCGAAAGCCTGGACGAGATGGCTGGTTGTCACCTACACTTTAAGTGCGAAAACTTTCAGAAAATTGGCGCCTTTAAGATGCGGGGAGCAGCAAGTGCAGCATTGCGGTTTGGCCCGGAGGAAATCAAGGCGGGGTTGGCCACTCATAGTTCGGGGAACCACGCCCAGGCCGTCGCTCGGGCAGCCCGTACGCTCGGTGTGCCAGCCTATATCGTAATGCCACACGATGCGCCAAAGGTCAAGATCGCAGCGGTCCAGGGCTATGGAGCGCAGATCTCTTTTTGCAACAACACCCCGGAGGAACGTCAGGCTGCATTGAACGACGTAGTTGCGGCAACGGGGGCCGCCTTTATTCACCCATTCAATGACTTCGGCGTAGTCGCCGGGCAGGCAACCGCGGGCATCGAGTTGATCCGTGATACCAAAACCACGCTGGATTACATCCTGGCACCCGTCGGTGGTGGCGGATTACTCGCCGGTACCGCCCTTGCCGCCCGATACTTTAGCTTGCAAGCCACCGTCTGGGGCGCCGAGCCGGAAAACGTCGATGACGCACACCGTTCCCTTCAGACGGGGCGGATCGAAGCAAACGTAGATAACCGGACCGTAGCGGATGGGCTTCGCACTAACCTCGGCGAGCGCACCTTCCAGATCATCCAAAAACGAGTGCCGAAGATCTTACTGGTCTCCGAGCAAGAGATCATCGAAGCAACCCGACTCATCTGGGAGAGAATGAAGATCATTATTGAACCCAGCTGTGCCGTCCCTTTCGCCGCAGTCCTCCGCTACCGGGAGGCTTTTGCAAATAAACATGTAGGAATCATTCTAACGGGCGGAAACGTGGACGTTACGGCGCTTCCTTTTTAA
- a CDS encoding TRAP transporter large permease subunit: MLPVLALILFASIFLLVLYGYPVAFTLGGLSLIYALCFLDVSVLTLLPNRVMGVMENSVLLAVPLFIFMGIMLERSGLAERMLRTMADLFGRVRGGMAVSVIIVGALLAASTGIVGATVVTMGLISLPPMLKKGYEPSIATGVIAASGTLGQIIPPSVVLVLLGSVLGVSVGKLFAAALVPSALLVGAYILYVLLLGIFKPTALPPGERQVEPWDATFFKRLFGSLVLPLILIVAVLGSILAGWASPTEAAAIGAAGAMLLTLSQRKLTWDTTKLVCRETTHLTSMVFMILLGATTFSLVFRELGGDSFLVHLIERSDLTEYQFLALVMVVVFIAGFFIDFIEIVFIIVPVVTPLFVGYGTDLIWLGVLLGINLQTSFLSPPFGFALFYLKGVAPPEVKTVHLYRGILPFLLIQVVLIALVVLFPEWIL; this comes from the coding sequence ATGCTTCCCGTCTTGGCCTTGATCCTGTTTGCCAGCATCTTTTTGCTGGTGCTGTACGGTTACCCCGTTGCCTTTACCCTTGGTGGCCTCAGCCTGATCTACGCACTTTGCTTTCTCGACGTATCCGTCCTGACCCTATTGCCTAACCGGGTAATGGGCGTGATGGAAAACAGTGTCCTCCTGGCCGTTCCCCTTTTCATCTTCATGGGCATCATGCTGGAGCGCTCCGGCCTCGCCGAAAGGATGCTCCGGACGATGGCCGATCTCTTTGGCCGCGTGCGCGGGGGGATGGCCGTGTCGGTGATTATCGTCGGGGCCTTGCTGGCGGCTTCTACCGGCATTGTGGGGGCGACGGTGGTGACGATGGGGCTCATCAGCCTCCCACCCATGTTGAAGAAAGGGTACGAACCAAGTATTGCCACTGGAGTGATCGCTGCTTCAGGAACGCTGGGGCAGATCATTCCACCTTCGGTAGTCCTGGTGCTACTGGGTAGTGTACTCGGCGTCTCGGTGGGGAAGTTGTTCGCTGCGGCCCTCGTGCCCAGCGCCCTGTTGGTAGGCGCTTACATTCTTTATGTGTTACTACTGGGCATCTTCAAACCAACGGCCCTTCCGCCGGGGGAACGCCAGGTGGAACCCTGGGACGCTACCTTCTTTAAGCGATTGTTCGGTTCTCTAGTGCTGCCATTGATATTAATTGTAGCCGTTCTGGGAAGTATCCTGGCCGGATGGGCTTCCCCCACCGAAGCGGCCGCCATCGGTGCGGCTGGTGCCATGCTGCTTACCCTCAGCCAGCGTAAACTAACCTGGGATACCACTAAGCTGGTGTGTCGTGAGACCACTCACCTGACTTCGATGGTGTTTATGATCTTGCTGGGTGCCACTACGTTCAGCCTGGTCTTCCGGGAGTTGGGAGGGGACTCCTTTCTGGTGCACCTCATCGAACGGAGCGACTTGACGGAATATCAGTTCCTGGCACTGGTGATGGTCGTTGTGTTCATCGCCGGTTTCTTTATTGACTTCATCGAAATCGTCTTCATCATCGTCCCGGTCGTGACGCCGCTTTTCGTAGGGTATGGTACCGATCTGATTTGGTTAGGTGTGCTTCTGGGCATCAACCTACAGACGAGTTTCCTGTCGCCACCGTTCGGATTCGCCCTGTTCTACCTGAAGGGGGTGGCGCCGCCGGAAGTCAAGACTGTACATCTGTATCGGGGGATACTGCCGTTCCTGTTGATCCAGGTAGTGTTGATTGCCCTTGTTGTCCTTTTTCCGGAGTGGATTCTATAA
- a CDS encoding YfhO family protein, producing the protein MKFKQFIPHIVAVVMFYAAVFIVFAPQFDGKDLRQGDIEAYKGSSAEMGAYQRTEGRRMNWTGTSFGGMPTYQVKTISKGNLLRSLEAPIRSYLGGAAGIFFGGLICAYLFLIIVGVNPWLSIAGAFAIALATNNMVLWGAGHGTKTRTLLYLPLIASGLIVAFRQKYLAGGVLFALGMGLAILSNHPQMLYYFGITVPIFGIAKLVQAIRQKKLKEFALASAALLVGLIVALGAGASNVLPTREYAAATMRGGQVLEKPVASSSGGANTGSGLDWDYAMQWSNGFKDAIATYAPMAAGGGSGETVSSTSSFGKAIKRAGFNIRSQFMAPLYHGSLPFTEGPIYLGAVVWAIFIFGLFTAKRPEAAWLGGGTLLIMLMAMGSNLEGFNRFLFDNVPLLNKFRTPNSALSITTFMMASLGILGITRWSKTLTKSPERARKQLLYAGITAGTLGFLVAVVLPSFITFSGANDAPTLSRMLGGADVGANLLQALEDTRQEAYSDSAWRSFLYVGLTFGLLFAWFKQLVNPTIAGLILAALVVFDFSGINKEYIGEDAWVRKRKLGTRPPTTPADDLILADKDPNFRVLNLTVNTFNDASTSFYHKSIGGYSAVKMRRYQDLIDGYLLKRDQDVLNMLNTKYFIVPGENNTPQARKNPAAYGNAWLVNQVEVVSSNTAEFEALGTVEDLKKTAIVHEDFADVVAGISPSGEGSIQLTKYIPDNLTYAFDSPSEQLVVFSEMWYGPDLGWEATIDGKPAELIRTNYILRGLRVPAGQHEIEMVFNPGSYNLGVTLSYICSLLIILGAAGLLAYRYLKQRRVENTAVPVEEL; encoded by the coding sequence ATGAAGTTTAAGCAGTTCATTCCACATATCGTCGCCGTCGTGATGTTTTACGCGGCGGTGTTCATCGTCTTTGCCCCGCAGTTTGATGGTAAGGACCTCCGGCAGGGAGATATCGAAGCTTACAAGGGCTCCTCCGCCGAGATGGGCGCCTACCAGCGTACGGAAGGCCGACGCATGAACTGGACGGGTACGAGTTTTGGGGGGATGCCTACCTACCAAGTCAAGACCATTTCTAAAGGGAACTTACTTCGATCATTAGAAGCGCCGATCAGGAGTTACCTGGGTGGCGCAGCTGGCATCTTCTTTGGCGGTTTGATCTGTGCGTATCTATTCCTGATCATCGTAGGAGTAAATCCCTGGTTAAGTATAGCGGGCGCGTTCGCGATTGCGCTGGCCACCAACAATATGGTCCTCTGGGGCGCTGGGCACGGGACGAAGACAAGAACGCTGCTGTATCTGCCGCTAATAGCGAGTGGGCTTATCGTAGCTTTCCGACAGAAATACCTGGCGGGAGGGGTACTTTTTGCGCTAGGCATGGGGCTCGCTATCCTCTCGAATCACCCGCAGATGCTTTACTATTTCGGGATCACGGTACCGATTTTCGGTATTGCAAAACTGGTACAAGCAATCAGGCAGAAAAAACTAAAGGAATTCGCTTTAGCTAGTGCTGCATTGCTAGTAGGACTTATTGTTGCCCTGGGCGCGGGTGCGAGTAACGTGCTTCCAACCCGGGAATATGCTGCAGCAACTATGCGGGGTGGGCAGGTCCTGGAAAAGCCAGTAGCCAGCTCATCTGGCGGCGCAAACACTGGTTCTGGACTTGATTGGGATTACGCCATGCAGTGGAGTAATGGCTTCAAGGACGCGATTGCCACCTACGCCCCAATGGCAGCAGGTGGCGGAAGTGGAGAGACGGTTTCCTCTACCTCATCCTTTGGAAAAGCGATCAAACGGGCTGGCTTCAATATTCGCAGCCAATTTATGGCGCCGCTGTACCATGGCTCCCTGCCCTTCACGGAAGGGCCGATCTACCTCGGTGCGGTGGTGTGGGCCATCTTCATATTCGGGCTCTTCACGGCAAAAAGGCCCGAGGCTGCCTGGTTGGGCGGTGGCACCCTCCTCATCATGCTCATGGCGATGGGCTCCAACCTGGAAGGGTTCAACCGATTTCTGTTTGACAATGTCCCCCTCCTCAATAAATTCCGGACGCCTAATTCCGCCCTCTCCATCACCACATTCATGATGGCATCCCTGGGGATCTTGGGAATTACCCGTTGGTCGAAAACTCTGACAAAATCTCCTGAGCGAGCGCGGAAGCAATTGCTCTACGCTGGCATCACTGCCGGAACCTTAGGTTTTCTGGTAGCCGTAGTTCTGCCAAGCTTTATCACCTTTTCGGGCGCCAATGATGCACCTACCCTAAGCCGAATGCTCGGTGGTGCTGACGTGGGCGCAAACTTGCTCCAGGCACTAGAGGATACCCGCCAGGAAGCTTACTCCGACAGCGCCTGGCGGAGTTTCCTCTACGTTGGCCTCACCTTCGGTCTATTGTTTGCCTGGTTTAAACAATTAGTCAACCCCACCATTGCGGGACTCATCCTGGCTGCCCTGGTAGTGTTCGACTTCTCGGGCATCAATAAAGAATACATTGGAGAGGACGCTTGGGTACGGAAAAGAAAATTAGGGACCAGGCCACCTACCACTCCGGCAGATGATCTGATCCTCGCCGATAAAGATCCCAACTTCCGGGTACTGAATTTGACGGTCAACACCTTCAACGACGCGTCCACCAGTTTCTACCACAAAAGCATTGGTGGCTACTCCGCCGTCAAAATGCGCCGTTACCAGGATCTAATCGACGGCTACCTGCTGAAGCGCGATCAGGATGTGTTGAACATGCTCAACACCAAGTACTTTATCGTCCCCGGTGAAAATAACACGCCGCAAGCCCGTAAAAATCCGGCGGCCTACGGTAATGCTTGGTTGGTGAATCAAGTCGAAGTGGTGAGCAGTAATACCGCTGAATTCGAAGCCTTGGGCACCGTAGAGGATCTGAAGAAGACCGCTATTGTCCACGAAGATTTTGCGGACGTGGTAGCTGGTATCAGCCCAAGTGGCGAGGGCAGTATTCAACTCACTAAGTACATCCCCGATAATCTGACCTACGCCTTCGATTCACCCTCAGAACAATTGGTCGTGTTTTCCGAGATGTGGTACGGCCCCGACCTGGGTTGGGAAGCCACCATCGACGGTAAACCAGCTGAGTTAATCCGGACCAATTACATTCTACGTGGCCTTCGGGTACCGGCCGGACAACACGAAATTGAAATGGTTTTCAACCCCGGTTCCTACAATCTTGGGGTAACGCTGAGTTACATCTGTAGCCTGTTAATTATACTAGGTGCGGCCGGTTTGCTGGCTTACCGTTACCTGAAGCAACGGCGGGTGGAGAATACGGCGGTGCCGGTGGAGGAGTTGTAG
- a CDS encoding NAD(P)H-dependent glycerol-3-phosphate dehydrogenase codes for MPPTPASPASPSPKPEPVGIIGAGSFGTAMANLMALNTDVLVYSRNRQVVEQLQKDRFRFGVELHPRVRVVNDLARVAGECQLIFPIVPSNNFRTMMRSITKYLEPAHVLIHGTKGFDITEVELNDIPKKGLRRRQVHTMTDVIKEESVVVRVGALTGPNLARELLDGQPSASVVASKFDEVITRAQAVLASQQLHVFETHDLLGAELAGVLKNVIALGSGILKGFGLGKNIQAMLITRGLHEMIYFGRALGSENRAFFGTAGIGDLIATATSRKSRNYTFGYRLGSGEKLAEVMETSQELAEGVRTLMVTRHLAKDLRLRVPITEMLYRIVFEDFPIKEAMDYLITYPYDVDVDFL; via the coding sequence TTGCCCCCCACCCCAGCCTCTCCAGCTAGCCCTTCCCCCAAACCGGAACCGGTTGGTATCATCGGTGCCGGTTCCTTCGGTACGGCTATGGCTAACTTGATGGCACTGAATACTGACGTATTGGTGTACAGCCGCAACCGGCAGGTGGTAGAGCAACTACAAAAAGATCGCTTCCGCTTCGGCGTTGAACTGCACCCCCGCGTACGGGTGGTGAACGATCTGGCACGGGTGGCCGGGGAATGCCAGTTGATCTTCCCCATCGTGCCTTCCAACAACTTCAGGACGATGATGCGCAGCATCACCAAGTACCTAGAGCCCGCCCACGTGCTGATTCATGGAACCAAAGGTTTTGACATCACGGAAGTGGAACTGAATGACATTCCGAAAAAGGGACTGCGCCGGCGGCAGGTCCATACGATGACTGACGTCATTAAAGAGGAAAGTGTCGTCGTCCGAGTGGGTGCCCTCACCGGGCCTAACCTGGCGCGGGAGTTACTGGACGGCCAACCCTCCGCCTCCGTTGTGGCCAGTAAATTTGATGAAGTGATCACCCGAGCTCAGGCCGTGCTGGCCTCGCAGCAACTGCACGTCTTCGAAACTCACGATCTTTTAGGAGCAGAGTTGGCCGGCGTCCTTAAGAACGTGATTGCACTTGGTTCCGGCATTCTTAAGGGATTTGGCCTCGGCAAGAATATCCAGGCCATGCTCATCACGCGTGGTCTCCACGAAATGATCTACTTCGGCCGCGCCCTCGGCAGTGAAAACCGCGCCTTCTTCGGGACGGCCGGCATTGGTGACCTTATCGCCACGGCCACCTCTCGCAAAAGCCGCAACTACACCTTTGGCTACCGGTTGGGTAGCGGTGAAAAACTGGCCGAGGTGATGGAGACCAGCCAGGAACTGGCCGAAGGCGTCCGTACCCTGATGGTTACGCGCCACCTGGCTAAAGATTTGCGCCTGCGGGTCCCTATCACGGAGATGCTGTACCGGATCGTCTTTGAAGACTTCCCCATCAAGGAAGCGATGGATTACCTCATTACCTACCCTTACGACGTTGACGTCGATTTCTTGTAA
- a CDS encoding RNA-binding S4 domain-containing protein: MDKVRIDKWLWAVRIFKSRTLSGDIVRSNKVRVNGTVVKPSFSVTVGDRVSVVRNGFNMEYEVVKILDKRVGAPIAVTAYIDHTPEEELTKFKDWFVGKSGSEFREKGKGRPTKRERREIDTFKDDEFSS; encoded by the coding sequence ATGGATAAAGTAAGAATTGACAAATGGCTCTGGGCCGTGCGCATTTTCAAGAGCCGTACCCTTTCGGGTGACATCGTCCGAAGTAACAAAGTCCGTGTTAACGGGACGGTCGTGAAACCAAGCTTTTCCGTTACTGTGGGTGACCGGGTGAGCGTCGTCCGAAACGGCTTCAACATGGAATACGAAGTGGTAAAGATCCTGGACAAGCGCGTTGGCGCACCGATCGCCGTTACTGCCTACATCGACCACACCCCCGAGGAAGAATTGACTAAATTCAAGGATTGGTTCGTCGGGAAGAGTGGTTCCGAATTTCGCGAGAAAGGCAAAGGGCGGCCCACCAAACGGGAGCGCCGGGAGATCGATACCTTTAAGGATGATGAGTTCAGTTCGTAA
- a CDS encoding TRAP transporter small permease subunit: MRTVRAIESLVAFVGKAAGYLNLMLIAVIVIDVGLRTIFSLTGAWVIELEWHLFAVIFMLGIPYAMQHDRHVRVDLFYEKFTHKDRRVVNLVGTLIFLLPWAAVLLLTGWHYAAEAWASAEGSPNPNGIPYFFPIKAMIPFAAGLLLLQAMATGGKVYLEPEPGANPEHEPSQLD; the protein is encoded by the coding sequence ATGCGCACCGTAAGAGCCATTGAATCCCTCGTTGCCTTCGTTGGTAAGGCGGCCGGGTACCTCAATCTCATGCTGATTGCCGTTATCGTAATTGACGTAGGCCTACGCACCATCTTTTCCCTGACGGGGGCCTGGGTGATAGAATTGGAGTGGCACCTATTCGCCGTCATCTTCATGCTCGGCATTCCCTACGCCATGCAGCACGACCGCCACGTGCGGGTCGATCTTTTTTACGAGAAGTTCACCCATAAGGATCGCCGCGTGGTAAATCTCGTGGGCACCCTCATTTTCTTACTTCCCTGGGCCGCCGTCCTTCTACTGACCGGCTGGCACTACGCGGCAGAGGCATGGGCTTCCGCTGAGGGTAGCCCGAACCCGAATGGTATACCTTACTTCTTTCCCATCAAGGCGATGATTCCCTTTGCCGCCGGTCTGCTATTGCTGCAAGCGATGGCCACCGGAGGCAAGGTGTACCTCGAGCCCGAGCCAGGTGCCAACCCCGAACACGAGCCTTCGCAACTCGACTGA
- a CDS encoding SPOR domain-containing protein: MKNLFSSLLLLALLVMALPVSAQFRRDRNTANKEYELKAYNLAIENYKKALTRRPDDLESLSRIADSYRMLNQMQAAHTNYQKAVLQKKVSAETILEHAHVLKALGRYDEAKQFYLLYARDHDVVKGNHFAQSCDFAKAQTGVSAGFTATSVMSNSPSSDFGPSLPSSQQLVFNSARTLSGQSFTGQASNAPYVAAIGPAGNIGQALTLETGYRPSAGNVGPVSYTPDGRQVIFTQNNFTAGTRMIPEAGITMALYIADVNERGEWLNVQPLPFNGTTYNSGYGTFSADGNTIYFSSDRPEGYGGYDIYRSERSGGTWSSVPENLGTTVNSVGHEITPFYDGKSLYFSSNHHQGLGAYDVFRAEMSGKQPITLYHMGEGINSTRDDIGFITDPITSVGYVSSNRIGGMGMEDIYKITTGEAPANPVTGTGSTTFPTTTVPGQVDPNTTTTVPGRVTTTPGTTTTPGTTTAPTSGRDTTTPVPGGPTPPGTYRGLVTNAQTGYPIPMANIRVTQRPTGASLTMFTNVDGEYIIELKPGIPYDISIDAENFLGVKFPVTNTTGDRNILGNTTLLPSASGPATTTTTPPRTTTTAPTTTTTTSTTTYPTTTTSTSNITGYSVQIASLRSTPDLGKFSNVSSVGNVYSVDTGSSYKVRMGVFATRAEADAAAARAKAAGYNGAFVVADTGVSSGTTRSTSTASTYTPSTTTTTAPVSTGRYKVQLGAYGQPQNFDRSKASQLGALETRNRGNITLFLIGGLNSIGEANTMKARARSMGYDGAFVLEEVNGQLVKLQ, from the coding sequence ATGAAAAACCTATTCTCCAGCTTGCTGCTGCTAGCCCTGCTAGTGATGGCACTACCGGTAAGCGCGCAGTTCCGCCGCGACCGCAACACGGCCAACAAAGAGTACGAGCTCAAGGCGTACAACCTGGCCATCGAAAACTACAAGAAGGCCCTGACTCGCCGCCCGGATGACCTCGAGTCCCTCAGCCGGATCGCCGATTCTTACCGGATGCTCAACCAAATGCAGGCTGCGCATACCAATTACCAGAAAGCGGTACTGCAGAAGAAAGTAAGCGCGGAGACCATCCTGGAACACGCGCACGTCCTCAAGGCGCTGGGCCGTTACGACGAGGCCAAACAGTTTTACCTGCTGTACGCCCGGGACCACGACGTGGTCAAAGGAAATCACTTCGCCCAGAGCTGCGACTTCGCCAAGGCCCAAACGGGAGTCAGTGCCGGCTTCACCGCCACCTCGGTAATGAGCAATTCACCGTCCAGTGACTTTGGACCGAGCCTGCCTTCATCCCAACAATTGGTCTTCAACTCCGCACGGACTTTGAGTGGCCAATCCTTTACGGGTCAAGCTAGTAATGCACCCTACGTTGCTGCCATCGGCCCGGCCGGCAACATCGGCCAGGCCCTTACGCTGGAGACTGGCTACCGTCCGAGCGCCGGGAACGTTGGCCCGGTCAGCTATACTCCGGACGGCCGTCAGGTAATCTTCACCCAGAACAACTTCACTGCGGGGACGCGGATGATTCCCGAAGCCGGCATCACGATGGCGCTCTACATCGCCGACGTGAACGAACGCGGTGAATGGCTCAACGTACAGCCGCTGCCCTTTAACGGCACCACCTACAACTCCGGATACGGTACGTTCTCTGCTGACGGTAATACGATCTACTTTAGCAGCGACCGGCCCGAAGGCTACGGTGGCTACGACATCTACCGTTCCGAACGCTCAGGTGGCACCTGGTCCAGCGTTCCCGAGAACTTGGGCACCACCGTTAACTCCGTTGGCCACGAGATCACCCCCTTTTACGATGGAAAATCGTTGTACTTCTCCAGTAACCATCATCAGGGATTAGGCGCTTACGATGTGTTTCGCGCGGAGATGTCCGGCAAGCAGCCCATTACCCTTTACCACATGGGGGAGGGGATCAACTCTACCCGCGACGATATTGGCTTCATCACGGATCCCATCACTTCCGTAGGGTACGTTTCTTCTAACCGCATCGGCGGAATGGGGATGGAGGATATTTACAAGATCACCACTGGCGAAGCTCCCGCAAACCCAGTTACCGGTACTGGAAGCACTACTTTTCCGACTACCACCGTCCCCGGACAGGTTGATCCTAATACTACGACCACCGTTCCGGGTAGGGTAACGACCACTCCGGGTACCACGACTACTCCGGGTACTACGACGGCTCCCACTAGCGGACGCGACACAACTACGCCCGTTCCTGGTGGCCCAACGCCTCCCGGAACCTACCGTGGTTTGGTAACCAACGCTCAAACTGGCTATCCTATTCCCATGGCTAACATCCGGGTCACGCAACGCCCCACGGGTGCTTCCCTCACGATGTTTACCAACGTCGACGGCGAGTATATCATTGAGCTCAAGCCTGGCATTCCTTACGATATCAGCATCGATGCGGAAAACTTCCTCGGAGTTAAATTCCCCGTTACGAACACCACTGGTGACCGCAACATCCTCGGCAACACCACGCTGCTACCTTCCGCCAGCGGACCGGCCACTACCACCACAACGCCGCCCCGGACGACTACCACGGCTCCTACGACCACGACTACGACTTCTACGACGACTTACCCAACCACGACTACGTCAACCTCCAACATCACTGGTTACAGTGTACAGATTGCGAGCTTACGGTCCACTCCGGATCTTGGTAAATTTTCCAACGTGAGTTCAGTGGGCAACGTCTATTCCGTAGATACGGGCTCCAGCTACAAAGTTAGAATGGGTGTATTCGCTACGCGTGCTGAGGCAGATGCCGCCGCCGCCCGCGCAAAAGCCGCTGGCTACAACGGAGCCTTCGTGGTAGCTGATACTGGCGTTTCCTCCGGTACTACGCGCAGCACTTCCACTGCTTCTACCTACACGCCCTCGACAACCACAACTACCGCGCCAGTCTCTACTGGTCGTTACAAAGTACAGTTGGGCGCGTATGGCCAACCGCAAAACTTTGATCGTTCCAAAGCTTCCCAGCTTGGTGCGCTCGAAACGCGCAACCGCGGCAACATAACCCTGTTCCTGATCGGCGGTCTGAATAGCATCGGTGAAGCCAACACCATGAAGGCCCGCGCCCGCTCCATGGGTTACGATGGTGCTTTCGTTCTCGAAGAGGTAAACGGACAGCTTGTAAAACTGCAGTAG